In the genome of Halodesulfovibrio sp. MK-HDV, the window CCGGGTGATGATCTCGGCGTAATCGTTCGTACCGTCAGCATGGCTCAGCCTAAAACTTCCCTGCTGCGCGACTTACGATTCCTCAAAAGAATGTGGAAAGATGTACGCAAAAAAGCCACCACAGAAGAGTCTCCTTCCCTTCTTTATCGTGAACGCGATCTCGCTACCCGCGCAGTACGCGATTATCTCACAGACGAAGTAGGCGAAGTTTGGATTGATGACGAAGGCACCGCAGAGGCAGTGGAAGAGTTCGCAGGACTCGTATTCCCACGCCGCGGACTTCAGGTTCGAATCCACAACCAGCCGGAACTCTCCATGTGGGAACGCTTCAATCTGCAAAAGCAGCTTGAACAAATTTACTCCCGCGAAGTTGTATTGCCTTCCGGCGGACGTCTTGTTTTTGACCAGACAGAAGCACTCATGGCAATCGACATCAACTCCGGTAAAATTGCCGGTAAAACAAACTTCGAATCCATGGCGCTTAAAACCAACATGGAAGCAGCCGAAGACATCGCACAGCAGCTTAAACTGCGTGACATCGGTGGTCAGGTTGTTATCGACTTTATTGAAATGCGCGATCGCAACCACTGGCGCGAAGTAGAAAAAACTCTTCGTAATGCTATGAAATTCGACCGTGCTCGACACGATGTTGGCAAAATGAGCCGCTTCGGCCTGCTCCAGATCGTCCGTCAGCGCCTCGGTTCTTCTGCACTGTCCATCAGTACAGAAGTCTGTCCATGCTGTAACGGCTCCGGCTCACGTCGAAACATGGAATGGCAGGCATTACAGTCCCTCAAGGACTTACTGCGCCGCCTGCGTCACAATAAAGATGCTTTCGCTAAATTTGAAATTGAAGAAGAACGTGAACTTGCCATGTACCTGCTTAACCAAAAACGCGAACGTCTTCTCGAGCTGGAAACCACATACAAAGTTTCCATCGAGATTAAGATCGCTAAGGCATAACAATGGCTCGTGTACTTTTGCACATGTGCTGCGGCCCTTGCTCCATAACAACGATCAAGGAACTG includes:
- a CDS encoding Rne/Rng family ribonuclease; amino-acid sequence: MVRPRKGKRKMFISTLPGEQVEVLLAEEGVVQEYYVEMVHQQKTKGNIYKGIINNIDTNLQAAFISYGAEKNGFLQIDEVHPEYFLSPHDPNRGKKYPPIQKVLKAGQEILVQVVKEPTGTKGAFLTSYLSIPGRFLVLTPGREQIGVSRKVDDEKERARLKAIFDEQKPGDDLGVIVRTVSMAQPKTSLLRDLRFLKRMWKDVRKKATTEESPSLLYRERDLATRAVRDYLTDEVGEVWIDDEGTAEAVEEFAGLVFPRRGLQVRIHNQPELSMWERFNLQKQLEQIYSREVVLPSGGRLVFDQTEALMAIDINSGKIAGKTNFESMALKTNMEAAEDIAQQLKLRDIGGQVVIDFIEMRDRNHWREVEKTLRNAMKFDRARHDVGKMSRFGLLQIVRQRLGSSALSISTEVCPCCNGSGSRRNMEWQALQSLKDLLRRLRHNKDAFAKFEIEEERELAMYLLNQKRERLLELETTYKVSIEIKIAKA